The Sebastes fasciatus isolate fSebFas1 chromosome 13, fSebFas1.pri, whole genome shotgun sequence genome includes a region encoding these proteins:
- the timp2b gene encoding metalloproteinase inhibitor 2b, which produces MSWTANSCLVTLAILFLWRVEEIAEACSCAPVHPQQAYCSSDVVIRAKVVGEEKVDVGNDIYGNPIKSLKYEIKQIKMFKGPTQDIDAIYTAPISSLCGATLESNGKEYLIAGKIEADGKMHITLCDFIEPWEAMSATQKKSLTQRYEMGCGCKISPCISIPCMISSPAECLWTDLVIEKKVSGAQAKHFACIKRSDDSCAWYRGAALPKQDFLDIQDP; this is translated from the exons ATGAGTTGGACGGCGAACAGTTGTTTAGTCACCCTGGCCATCCTGTTTCTGTGGCGAGTGGAAGAAATAGCAGAAGCCTGCAGCTGCGCCCCTGTGCATCCTCAGCAGGCCTACTGCTCCTCAGATGTTG TTATCAGGGCGAAGGTAGTTGGAGAGGAGAAGGTTGATGTTGGCAACGACATCTACGGAAACCCCATCAAGAGTCTCAAGTACGAGATCAAACAGATCAAG ATGTTCAAAGGTCCCACCCAGGATATTGATGCCATCTACACTGCTCCcatctcctcactgtgtggagcGACTCTGGAGAGTAACGGCAAGGAGTATCTTATCGCAG GCAAGATAGAGGCCGATGGGAAGATGCATATCACACTGTGCGACTTCATCGAGCCCTGGGAGGCCATGAGCGCCACCCAGAAGAAGAGCCTGACTCAGCGCTATGAAATGGGCTGTGGTTGCAAG ATCAGCCCCTGCATCTCCATCCCCTGCATGATCAGCAGCCCGGCGGAATGTCTCTGGACGGACTTGGTGATTGAGAAGAAGGTCAGCGGAGCGCAGGCCAAACACTTTGCTTGTATCAAGAGGAGTGATGACTCTTGTGCCTGGTACAGAGGGGCGGCACTGCCAAAACAGGATTTCCTGGACATCCAAGACCCTTAA
- the LOC141781076 gene encoding galectin-3-binding protein A-like — MLAHRHVFTLWLLLLLHDSGSAMKFDLFRRGRERDPAPQEGEVRLFGGGVSEGRVEIYHSDTWGTVCDDGWDLAEARVVCRQLHFPGAKSVVTGKDYGKASGPIWLDDMECKGTEDYLSTCAFKSWGATDCSHKEDVGVICETSGSNMTNIDSTYSLDHSISLSDERGQIFDSGRGCDFQILVQTATGNRQEDGTTVVVETTTCAHKMILSQFPLFNASEGINNITVDISQSCEPFFTSFIRYIYTRKIDVTSSSAQCLHWMAYTFGVKQLMEDTGRLFSEILPEDTLFHTQVSLYKYAEETGDMVLQETCLQYLAWNFQNLTMSPAWTHLSVELLGSLLMRSDLVVPDEYFVLQTVESWITERGNSASLETQLNLLSRVRFPMIPAEVLYDLESNSSLYSTHKNMYHEKIFKAFQFNVLLFSKLMSNPKFNREDDDYRPRIYTAEPWSVAISPYQTPYRNQYNQYNQYNQYNQYKQGNQGATRQLNTPIHNSMIFKSNQISWEANVFKNQYECSNRGLRCESFPTARLAAQSRPSALSNILFRNRLLLMCQGKYICQVQDFKDDLATNGTQAAYPCPDDQYTYHFVVRPEYV, encoded by the exons ATGCTCGCACATCGACACGTTTTCACTCTGTGGCTTCTGCTACTTCTCCACGACTCTGGAAGTGCAATGAAATTTGACCTGTTCA gaagaggaagagaaagagaccCTGCGCCGCAGGAAGGTGAAGTGAGGCTGTTTGGTGGCGGTGTGTCAGAGGGCCGTGTGGAAATCTACCACTCTGACACATGGGGAACGGTGTGTGACGACGGCTGGGACCTGGCCGAGGCCCGGGTGGTGTGTCGTCAGCTGCACTTCCCCGGAGCCAAATCTGTTGTCACTGGGAAGGACTACGGGAAAG CGTCTGGACCTATTTGGCTGGATGATATGGAATGTAAAGGCACGGAGGACTATCTGTCTACATGTGCTTTCAAAAGCTGGGGAGCGACTGACTGCAGCCACAAAGAGGACGTTGGAGTCATTTGTGAAACAAGCG GCTCAAACATGACCAACATTGATTCTACATACTCTCTGGACCACAGCATCAGTCTGTCCGATGAGCGCGGCCAAATCTTCGACAGCGGGCGCGGCTGTGACTTCCAGATCTTAGTCCAGACTGCGACTGGAAACCGACAGGAGGACGGGACGACGGTGGTGGTCGAGACGACGACTTGCGCGCACAAAATGATCCTCTCACAGTTCCCGCTCTTCAATGCTTCAGAGGGGATCAACAACATCACGGTCGACATCAGCCAGTCTTGCGAACCTTTTTTCACCTCCTTCATCAG gtaCATTTACACCCGCAAGATTGATGTGACGTCCTCCTCGGCGCAGTGCCTCCACTGGATGGCTTATACGTTTGGGGTGAAGCAGCTGATGGAGGACACAGGCCGGCTGTTCTCTGAAATCCTCCCAGAGGACACCTTATTCCACACCCAGGTGTCCCTTTACAAATATGCAGAAGAGACTGGGGACATGGTCCTCCAGGAGACCTGTCTGCAGTATCTAGCCTGGAACTTCCAAAATCTGACCATGTCCCCTGCTTGGACCCACCTCTCCGTCGAGCTCCTCGGATCCCTTCTGATGCGCTCAGACCTGGTGGTGCCAGATGAATACTTTGTGCTTCAGACTGTAGAGAGCTGGATCACAGAGAGGGGTAACTCGGCCAGTTTGGAGACCCAGCTCAACCTGTTGAGTCGCGTCCGTTTCCCTATGATCCCCGCTGAGGTGCTGTATGACCTGGAGTCCAACTCCTCGCTCTACAGCACCCATAAGAATATGTATCATGAAAAGATCTTCAAAGCCTTCCAGTTCAATGTTCTGCTCTTCAGCAAATTGATGTCCAACCCAAAGTTCAACCGAGAAGATGATGATTACCGGCCGAGGATCTACACCGCCGAGCCATGGAGTGTTGCCATAAGCCCATACCAAACACCCTATCGCAATCAATACAATCAATATAATCAATACAATCAATACAATCAATACAAGCAAGGCAATCAAGGCGCAACCAGGCAGCTCAACACACCGATCCACAACAGCATGATCTTCAAGAGCAACCAGATTAGCTGGGAGGCAAATGTCTTCAAGAACCAGTATGAGTGTTCAAACCGAGGCCTGAGGTGCGAGTCGTTCCCTACAGCAAGGCTGGCGGCCCAAAGCCGCCCCTCCGCGTTGAGCAACATCCTTTTCCGTAACCGGCTCCTGCTGATGTGCCAGGGCAAGTACATCTGTCAGGTTCAGGACTTCAAGGACGACCTGGCTACGAATGGGACCCAGGCTGCCTACCCCTGTCCTGATGACCAGTACACCTACCACTTTGTAGTGAGACCGGAGTATGTCTGA
- the cant1a gene encoding soluble calcium-activated nucleotidase 1 isoform X4: protein MPAPPGFTRLEQNEPMNSLRISVGGLPMLASMANTTDPRFRLKWRPIVAVAFFLALLLLISMHLTSGFRSRSYDSHGWRPSRGDTQPSDSSYNDTYPLSPPEHTSQGTRYRIAVIADLDTSSRSDKKLTWFSYMRRGHLLVSKSLEKVAVQWDEDRVLLESHLSEKGRGMELSELVVFNGKLYSVDDRTGVVYHIDGDKIVPWVILPDGDGSVAKGFKAEWLAVKDKHLYVGGLGKEWTTTEGEFVNNNPEWVKVVGFRGDVQHENWVPIYKSLKAAAGIEPPGYFIHESAAWSDTLQRWFFLPRRASKERYEEKADEHRGTNLALSCSPDFQDIVVSRVGPLNPTHGFSSFKFVPNTDNQIILALKSEEDAGKIATYIMVFTLDGRILLPETKIGDVKYEGVEFI from the exons TTTCCGCCTTAAGTGGAGGCCCATCGTGGCGGTGGCCTTCTTCCTGGCCCTGCTCCTGCTGATCTCCATGCACTTGACCTCGGGCTTTCGGTCCCGCTCCTACGACTCGCACGGCTGGAGACCGAGTCGCGGCGACACCCAACCGTCAGACTCCAGCTACAATGACACCTACCCTCTCAGTCCGCCCGAGCACACGTCGCAGGGCACGCGCTACCGCATCGCGGTCATCGCCGACCTGGACACGAGCTCTCGTAGCGACAAGAAGCTGACGTGGTTCAGCTACATGCGGCGGGGGCACCTGTTGGTGTCCAAAAGTCTTGAGAAGGTGGCGGTTCAGTGGGACGAGGACAGGGTGCTGCTGGAAAGCCACCTGTCGGAGAAGGGAAGGGGGATGGAGCTGTCTGAGCTGGTGGTGTTCAACGGGAAGCTCTACAGCGTCGACGACAGGACGGGCGTCGTCTACCACATCGACGGTGACAAGATTGTGCCCTGGGTGATCTTACCTGACGGCGACGGCAGCGTTGCCAAAG GTTTCAAAGCCGAGTGGCTGGCGGTGAAGGACAAGCACCTGTACGTCGGCGGTCTGGGGAAAGAGTGGACCACCACTGAGGGCGAGTTCGTCAACAACAACCCAGAGTGGGTGAAAGTGGTGGGCTTCAGAGGGGATGTACAACATGAGAACTGGGTCCCCATATACAAATCTCTGAAGGCTGCAGCAGGGATCGAGCCTCCAG GGTATTTCATCCACGAGTCAGCAGCGTGGAGCGACACCCTGCAGCGCTGGTTCTTCCTCCCTCGCCGCGCCAGCAAGGAGCGCTACGAGGAGAAGGCGGACGAGCACCGCGGCACCAACCTCGCCCTCAGCTGCTCGCCGGATTTCCAGGACATCGTTGTAAGTCGAGTGGGCCCGCTCAACCCCACTCACGGGTTCTCCTCCTTCAAGTTTGTACCCAACACGGACAACCAGATCATCCTGGCTCTCAAGTCGGAGGAAGACGCCGGGAAGATCGCCACGTACATCATGGTCTTCACGCTCGACGGACGCATCCTTTTACCTGAAACCAAGATCGGGGACGTGAAATACGAGGGCGTGGAGTTCATATAG